A single window of Nocardioides kongjuensis DNA harbors:
- a CDS encoding oligopeptide/dipeptide ABC transporter ATP-binding protein produces MSDQTVLEVEDVRTEFQTARGLVRAVDGVSLSLRAGETLGIVGESGSGKSVLGRTIMGLITTGHATRVHGAVRIAGQDVHAISAKQRRKLWGSEVAMVFQDPMTSLNPVKRVGTHITEALRLHLGLDKKAAAERAIDLLRQVGIPEPARRMSQFPHELSGGMRQRVVIAMALCCDPRLLIADEPTTALDVTVQKQILDLLTSLAESRQMATILISHDLGAVAGRTDRVQVMYAGRVVERSATGEVFEAPRHPYTEGLLASIPRLSDPPHTTLRAIVGSPPNMANPPDGCRFAPRCPYVQDRCTAEQPELLEIGVRRTSHVAACHFPLPDVDLGAPRAALAEEIS; encoded by the coding sequence GTGAGCGACCAGACCGTTCTCGAGGTCGAGGACGTCCGAACCGAGTTCCAGACCGCCCGCGGCCTCGTCCGCGCGGTCGACGGCGTCTCGCTCAGCCTGCGCGCCGGCGAGACGCTCGGCATCGTCGGCGAGTCCGGCTCGGGCAAGTCCGTCCTCGGCCGCACCATCATGGGCCTGATCACGACCGGTCACGCCACTCGGGTGCACGGCGCCGTGCGCATCGCCGGCCAGGACGTGCACGCGATCAGCGCCAAGCAGCGCCGCAAGCTGTGGGGCTCCGAGGTCGCGATGGTGTTCCAGGACCCGATGACCAGCCTCAACCCCGTCAAGCGGGTCGGCACCCACATCACCGAGGCCCTGCGGCTGCACCTGGGCCTGGACAAGAAGGCCGCTGCGGAGCGGGCGATCGACCTGCTGCGCCAGGTCGGGATCCCCGAGCCCGCACGCCGGATGAGCCAGTTCCCGCACGAGCTCTCGGGCGGCATGCGGCAGCGCGTCGTGATCGCGATGGCGCTGTGCTGCGACCCCAGGCTGCTCATCGCCGACGAGCCCACCACGGCCCTCGACGTCACCGTGCAGAAGCAGATCCTCGACCTGCTCACCTCGCTGGCCGAGAGCCGGCAGATGGCGACCATCCTGATCAGCCACGACCTCGGCGCCGTCGCCGGCCGCACCGACCGGGTGCAGGTGATGTACGCCGGACGCGTCGTCGAGCGGTCCGCCACCGGTGAGGTGTTCGAAGCCCCCCGGCACCCCTACACCGAGGGCCTGCTGGCCTCGATCCCGCGCCTGTCCGACCCGCCGCACACCACGCTGCGCGCGATCGTCGGCTCGCCGCCGAACATGGCCAACCCGCCGGACGGCTGCCGGTTCGCCCCGCGCTGCCCCTACGTGCAGGACCGCTGCACCGCCGAGCAGCCGGAGCTGCTCGAGATCGGCGTGCGGCGTACGTCCCACGTCGCGGCCTGCCACTTCCCGCTGCCCGACGTCGACCTCGGCGCGCCGCGGGCCGCCCTCGCAGAGGAGATCAGCTGA
- a CDS encoding ABC transporter ATP-binding protein yields the protein MAGSGTAHLRPDQAPVLTVDHMVVEFPVGRGQKVHAVSGLSLDLLPGETLGILGESGCGKSTAGRAVMQLPSPTSGTVRLGERELTGLTSRPLRKARSRMQMIMQDPTSSLNPRRKVKDLVTEGLAIWGFEGTKQEKEDLVRETLSAVGLDPDVVWDRRPHELSGGQCQRVCIARALMMNPEVLICDEPVSALDVSVQAQILNLLERTKERYDLSMVFIAHDVSVVKNISDRVMVLYLGKTCEVIPSGRIEQDAAHPYTQMLLASIPGAGDRELSASAAATELPSPLNPPSGCRFRTRCPLATERCAAEEPELREIRPGQYVACHHPVVEPRTEE from the coding sequence ATGGCCGGAAGCGGAACCGCGCACCTGCGCCCCGACCAGGCGCCCGTCCTCACCGTCGACCACATGGTCGTCGAGTTCCCCGTCGGCCGCGGGCAGAAGGTGCACGCGGTCTCGGGCCTGAGCCTCGACCTGCTGCCGGGGGAGACCCTCGGCATCCTCGGCGAGTCCGGTTGCGGCAAGTCCACCGCCGGTCGCGCGGTGATGCAGCTGCCGTCGCCGACGTCGGGCACGGTCCGCCTCGGCGAGCGTGAGCTGACCGGACTCACCTCGCGGCCGTTGCGCAAGGCGCGCTCGCGGATGCAGATGATCATGCAGGACCCCACGTCGTCGCTGAACCCGCGTCGCAAGGTCAAGGACCTGGTCACCGAGGGCCTGGCGATCTGGGGCTTCGAGGGCACGAAGCAGGAGAAGGAGGACCTCGTCCGCGAGACGCTGTCCGCCGTCGGCCTCGATCCCGACGTGGTCTGGGACCGGCGACCGCACGAGCTGTCCGGCGGCCAGTGCCAGCGCGTGTGCATCGCCCGGGCCCTGATGATGAACCCCGAGGTCCTCATCTGCGACGAGCCGGTCTCCGCGCTCGACGTGTCGGTGCAGGCCCAGATCCTCAACCTGCTCGAGCGCACCAAGGAGCGCTACGACCTGAGCATGGTCTTCATCGCCCACGACGTGTCGGTGGTGAAGAACATCAGCGACCGGGTGATGGTGCTCTACCTCGGCAAGACCTGCGAGGTGATCCCGTCCGGCCGCATCGAGCAGGACGCGGCGCACCCGTACACGCAGATGCTGCTCGCCTCGATCCCCGGCGCCGGCGACCGCGAGCTGAGCGCGTCGGCCGCCGCCACCGAGCTGCCCTCACCGCTGAACCCGCCCTCGGGCTGCCGGTTCCGCACCCGCTGCCCGCTCGCCACCGAGCGCTGCGCGGCCGAGGAGCCCGAGCTGCGCGAGATCCGGCCCGGGCAGTACGTCGCCTGCCACCACCCCGTCGTCGAACCCCGCACCGAGGAGTGA
- a CDS encoding amidase: MSSALPDAIATAAAIRCGETSAREVVEESIRRIEKLDPQLNAMVGTRYDEALAEVDAGLPDGPLTGVPVVIKSLAADVAGLPTTGGSRLFADDVKAEDSELVRRYKAAGMVVLGTTNTPELGKNGSTEPVLHGACHNPWSLDHSTGGSSGGSAAAVAAGLVPVAHGNDGGGSIRIPAAACGLFGLKPSRGLIPGAPYPSTLAGPTSVHGALTTTVRDTALLLDVSAGRVPGQASYGPTAPAGGYLACVDREPGRLRVGLATVVPDGPETDPAGVAAVRRTADLLAVLGHEVVEVTLPVAYPEFARWSGLMMGANLVAHVDDRLAALGRDLRDDDIEPFTRVMYERYSAMPLADLLRALEGFEQVGFATARLFADVDVVLTPTLCMRTPRLGVLDTTKPEVMYTVAPAMAGFTSLVNTTGGAAMSVPAGLDPDGLPLGAHFFTDLGGEPLLLSLAGQLERAAPWPRHAPLAG; the protein is encoded by the coding sequence ATGAGCAGCGCCCTGCCCGATGCCATCGCCACGGCCGCCGCGATCCGCTGCGGCGAGACCAGCGCCCGCGAGGTGGTCGAGGAGAGCATCCGGCGTATCGAGAAGCTCGACCCGCAGCTCAACGCGATGGTCGGCACGCGGTACGACGAGGCGCTCGCCGAGGTCGACGCCGGCCTGCCCGACGGGCCGTTGACCGGGGTCCCGGTGGTCATCAAGTCGCTCGCCGCCGACGTCGCCGGGCTGCCCACGACCGGCGGCAGCCGGCTGTTCGCCGACGACGTGAAGGCCGAGGACAGCGAGCTGGTGCGCCGCTACAAGGCCGCAGGGATGGTCGTCCTGGGCACGACCAACACCCCCGAGCTCGGCAAGAACGGCAGCACCGAGCCGGTGCTGCACGGCGCGTGCCACAACCCGTGGTCGCTCGACCACTCGACCGGCGGATCCAGCGGCGGCTCTGCCGCAGCGGTCGCCGCCGGCCTGGTGCCGGTCGCCCACGGCAACGACGGCGGCGGCTCGATCCGGATCCCGGCCGCCGCCTGCGGACTGTTCGGTCTCAAGCCCAGCCGGGGCCTGATCCCCGGGGCGCCGTACCCGTCCACGCTCGCCGGCCCGACCAGCGTCCACGGCGCGCTCACGACGACCGTGCGCGACACGGCGCTGCTGCTCGACGTGTCCGCGGGCCGCGTGCCCGGCCAGGCGTCGTACGGACCGACGGCCCCGGCCGGCGGGTACCTCGCCTGCGTCGACCGCGAGCCCGGCCGGCTCCGCGTCGGCCTGGCGACCGTCGTCCCCGACGGCCCGGAGACGGACCCGGCCGGTGTCGCGGCGGTCCGTCGTACCGCCGACCTGCTCGCCGTCCTGGGCCACGAGGTCGTCGAGGTCACGCTGCCGGTGGCCTACCCCGAGTTCGCGCGCTGGTCCGGCCTGATGATGGGCGCCAACCTGGTCGCCCACGTCGACGACCGGCTGGCCGCTCTCGGTCGCGATCTGCGCGACGACGACATCGAGCCGTTCACGAGGGTGATGTACGAGCGCTACTCGGCGATGCCCCTCGCCGACCTGTTGCGCGCCCTCGAGGGCTTCGAGCAGGTGGGCTTCGCGACCGCGCGTCTGTTCGCGGACGTCGACGTCGTGCTGACCCCGACGCTGTGCATGCGCACGCCCCGGCTCGGCGTCCTCGACACCACGAAGCCCGAGGTGATGTACACCGTCGCACCCGCGATGGCCGGCTTCACCAGCCTGGTCAACACCACCGGTGGCGCGGCGATGTCGGTGCCCGCCGGCCTCGACCCCGACGGCCTGCCGCTCGGCGCGCACTTCTTCACCGACCTCGGCGGCGAGCCGCTGCTGCTCTCCCTCGCCGGCCAGCTCGAGCGGGCCGCCCCCTGGCCGCGGCACGCGCCGCTCGCCGGCTGA
- a CDS encoding TSUP family transporter, which translates to MELLVLAAVALVVFVVAALVQAVTGFGSALAAVPGLLLVTDPAPAVVAATVVSLVLTTGMALREREHVERRDAVVLTVTGLVGMPVGLVLLAVADEGLLSAGIAVAMLVMVALLAAGLRVGRRGLPVVGVVSGGLLTSTGMNGPPLVMALVDREPRRYRATLQAVFAGQDVVAVAAFVLLGHVDVDVLALAVGGVAGLPLGWRLGDAIFHRVSPAQLRPLVIGTLVASALAVLVTALA; encoded by the coding sequence GTGGAGCTGCTCGTCCTCGCCGCGGTGGCGCTCGTGGTGTTCGTGGTGGCCGCGCTGGTCCAGGCGGTGACAGGCTTCGGGTCCGCGCTGGCCGCCGTACCCGGACTGCTGCTCGTCACCGACCCCGCGCCGGCGGTGGTTGCAGCGACTGTCGTCAGCCTCGTGCTGACCACCGGCATGGCCCTGCGGGAGCGGGAGCACGTCGAGCGGCGTGACGCGGTGGTGCTGACCGTGACCGGCCTCGTCGGCATGCCCGTCGGACTCGTCCTGCTCGCCGTCGCCGACGAGGGGCTGCTGTCGGCGGGCATCGCCGTGGCGATGCTGGTGATGGTCGCGCTGCTCGCCGCCGGGTTGCGCGTCGGCCGGCGTGGCCTGCCGGTCGTCGGCGTCGTCAGCGGGGGACTGCTGACCTCCACGGGGATGAACGGGCCACCGCTGGTGATGGCGCTCGTCGACCGGGAGCCGCGGCGCTACCGGGCCACCCTGCAGGCCGTGTTCGCGGGCCAGGACGTCGTCGCGGTGGCGGCATTCGTCCTCCTCGGTCATGTCGACGTCGACGTGCTGGCGCTCGCCGTCGGCGGCGTCGCGGGGCTGCCGCTCGGGTGGCGGTTGGGCGACGCGATCTTCCACCGGGTCTCGCCCGCCCAGCTGCGTCCGCTCGTCATCGGCACGCTGGTCGCCTCGGCACTCGCGGTCCTGGTGACCGCGCTCGCCTGA
- a CDS encoding HNH endonuclease signature motif containing protein, which yields MDLGTHPRSTAALLSRVGDRIRSRNTLVIEEWEDITAWASDHIVSGPQGAATITEGYLDTGVPIAGDGAPLVSEFALMELVAVLGRTPDGGKAYVGRVIECAWRLPNVYEAVVAGRLAPWRAERIADLTRGLSGEAAGFVDRQLWNASGIGWAQLERLVAEAVLRYDPERAEADRQKAADHRHFDIGDVDEHGLVHLDGLLDAADGHDLDQAVGRRAEVLGRLGDDSSLDVRRSKAAAELARQDLALDLLVPDPDTGEVVATVPGRKVVLNVHVTDTSLTGDHPLVNPVGRWDEGRCPVSTAQIREWLRARHTTIIVRPVIDLADHLPVTAYEIPDRHKTRVILRDHICRFPHCTRPATRCDIDHHQPHDRGGPTCPCNLVPLCRRHHRAKTHSAWRYETPMPATYVWTSPSGFRFRVDHRGTHPVHPPDE from the coding sequence ATGGATCTCGGAACCCACCCCCGCAGCACGGCAGCCCTGCTGTCGCGCGTGGGCGACCGGATCCGCTCCCGCAACACCCTCGTCATCGAGGAGTGGGAGGACATCACGGCCTGGGCGAGCGACCACATCGTGTCCGGCCCTCAGGGTGCCGCGACCATCACCGAGGGCTACCTCGACACCGGCGTCCCGATCGCCGGTGACGGCGCACCACTGGTGTCGGAGTTCGCGTTGATGGAGCTCGTCGCCGTCCTCGGCCGCACCCCCGACGGTGGCAAGGCCTACGTCGGGCGGGTGATCGAGTGCGCGTGGCGGCTGCCCAACGTCTACGAGGCGGTGGTGGCGGGGCGGTTGGCGCCGTGGCGGGCCGAACGGATCGCGGACCTCACCCGTGGCCTGTCGGGTGAGGCGGCGGGGTTCGTGGACCGGCAGCTGTGGAACGCCTCCGGCATCGGGTGGGCCCAGCTCGAACGCCTCGTCGCCGAAGCCGTGCTCCGCTACGACCCCGAACGCGCGGAAGCCGACCGCCAGAAGGCTGCCGACCACCGGCACTTCGACATCGGTGACGTCGACGAGCACGGACTCGTGCACCTCGACGGGCTCCTGGATGCCGCCGACGGCCACGACCTCGACCAAGCGGTAGGACGCCGGGCGGAGGTGCTCGGTCGGCTCGGGGACGACTCGTCACTCGACGTGCGCCGCTCCAAGGCCGCTGCCGAGCTCGCCCGTCAGGACCTGGCACTCGACCTGCTGGTCCCGGACCCCGACACCGGGGAGGTGGTCGCGACCGTCCCCGGCCGCAAGGTCGTGCTGAACGTGCACGTCACCGACACCAGCCTCACCGGTGACCACCCTTTGGTGAACCCGGTCGGGCGGTGGGACGAAGGCCGCTGCCCCGTCAGCACCGCGCAGATCCGGGAGTGGCTACGTGCCCGGCACACCACGATCATCGTGCGTCCGGTCATCGACCTCGCCGACCATCTCCCCGTCACGGCCTACGAGATCCCCGACCGGCACAAGACGAGGGTGATCCTTCGTGATCACATCTGCCGGTTCCCGCACTGCACCCGTCCCGCGACCCGGTGCGACATCGACCACCACCAGCCCCACGACCGGGGCGGGCCGACCTGCCCCTGCAACCTCGTCCCACTGTGCCGACGGCACCACCGCGCCAAGACCCACTCAGCCTGGCGCTACGAGACCCCGATGCCGGCGACCTACGTGTGGACCAGTCCGAGCGGGTTCCGGTTCCGGGTCGACCACCGCGGCACCCACCCGGTGCACCCGCCCGACGAGTAG
- a CDS encoding 3-oxoacyl-ACP reductase gives MGNTDLTGRTAVVTGAGAGLGRAEALALAAQGANVVVNDMGDAADRVVAEIEALGRKALAVKGDVGSWALGQELVDAAVDTFGSLDVVVNNAGITRDTMLFNMTEAQWDDVVRVHLKGHAAVSRAAAVHFRSASKTAGGPVFGRIVNTASEAFLFGAAGQSNYAAAKAGIVALTLSTSRGLERYGVTANAICPRARTAMTSEVFAEDGDTQRLDILAPERVASFVGYLASPAAAQISGQVFVVYGDMVALMAAPTVENKFVAADGTFSVDELDAQLTPYFEGRSPYQTYAAFGVAKLDTTGIETING, from the coding sequence GTGGGCAACACCGACCTCACCGGCCGAACCGCCGTCGTCACCGGCGCGGGCGCCGGGCTCGGCCGCGCCGAGGCGCTGGCGCTCGCCGCGCAGGGCGCGAACGTCGTCGTCAACGACATGGGCGACGCCGCCGACCGGGTCGTCGCCGAGATCGAGGCGCTCGGCCGCAAGGCGCTCGCCGTCAAGGGTGACGTCGGCAGCTGGGCCCTGGGCCAGGAGCTCGTCGACGCCGCCGTCGACACCTTCGGCAGTCTCGACGTCGTCGTCAACAACGCCGGCATCACCCGCGACACGATGCTCTTCAACATGACCGAGGCGCAGTGGGACGACGTGGTCCGGGTCCACCTCAAGGGCCACGCCGCCGTCTCCCGCGCCGCCGCCGTCCACTTCCGCTCGGCGTCGAAGACCGCCGGCGGCCCGGTGTTCGGCCGCATCGTGAACACCGCGTCCGAGGCGTTCCTGTTCGGCGCGGCGGGCCAGTCGAACTACGCCGCTGCCAAGGCGGGCATCGTGGCACTGACCCTGTCGACGTCCCGCGGCCTCGAGCGGTACGGCGTCACCGCGAACGCGATCTGCCCGCGGGCCCGCACCGCGATGACCTCGGAGGTCTTCGCCGAGGACGGCGACACCCAGCGGCTCGACATCCTCGCGCCGGAGCGGGTCGCGTCCTTCGTCGGCTACCTCGCCTCCCCCGCTGCGGCCCAGATCAGCGGCCAGGTCTTCGTCGTGTACGGCGACATGGTCGCGCTGATGGCCGCCCCCACCGTCGAGAACAAGTTCGTCGCGGCCGACGGCACGTTCAGCGTCGACGAGCTCGACGCCCAGCTGACGCCGTACTTCGAGGGGCGCTCGCCGTACCAGACGTACGCCGCGTTCGGCGTCGCGAAGCTGGACACCACCGGCATCGAGACCATCAACGGCTGA
- a CDS encoding MaoC/PaaZ C-terminal domain-containing protein, which translates to MSTLPTPGAPAGDWLGLTVGERTVAWTDRDPILFALAAGARPDDLDLVFEDRLRVLPGFALTLAQWAPDVLGSAGAWEVGTALHGAQSLTVLEPLPASGELTMSARVTGVWDKGAAAVYDLAVESDHFVATWSLFAPGRGGFGGERGPGRPAAPDGEPAWTASTATADNAALLYRLLGDRHHIHVDPAAAAGIGQPRPILHGLATLAAATLVAARETGAHPADLTQLEGRFASPVFPGEPLVVRGWADGALEVATERGPAITAGRTVFG; encoded by the coding sequence ATGAGCACCCTTCCCACCCCTGGAGCACCCGCCGGCGACTGGCTCGGCCTGACCGTCGGTGAGCGCACCGTCGCCTGGACCGATCGCGACCCGATCCTGTTCGCGCTCGCTGCGGGCGCACGTCCCGACGACCTGGACCTCGTCTTCGAGGACCGGCTGCGGGTGCTGCCCGGCTTCGCGCTCACCCTCGCGCAGTGGGCGCCCGACGTGCTGGGCTCGGCCGGCGCCTGGGAGGTCGGTACGGCGCTGCACGGTGCCCAGTCGCTCACTGTGCTGGAGCCGCTGCCGGCGAGCGGTGAGCTGACCATGTCCGCGCGGGTCACCGGGGTGTGGGACAAGGGAGCGGCGGCGGTCTACGACCTCGCCGTCGAGAGCGACCACTTCGTCGCGACCTGGTCCCTCTTCGCACCGGGGCGCGGGGGCTTCGGCGGTGAGCGCGGTCCCGGCCGCCCGGCCGCGCCCGACGGCGAGCCTGCCTGGACCGCGTCCACGGCGACGGCGGACAACGCAGCGCTGCTCTACCGCCTGCTCGGCGACCGGCACCACATCCACGTCGACCCGGCCGCTGCGGCCGGGATCGGCCAGCCGCGCCCGATCCTGCACGGCCTCGCCACGCTCGCGGCCGCGACCCTCGTCGCCGCGCGGGAGACCGGCGCCCATCCCGCCGACCTGACGCAGCTGGAGGGGCGCTTCGCGTCGCCGGTGTTCCCGGGGGAGCCTCTCGTCGTCCGCGGCTGGGCCGACGGCGCTCTCGAGGTCGCCACCGAGCGGGGCCCCGCGATCACAGCCGGCAGGACTGTCTTCGGCTGA
- a CDS encoding SDR family NAD(P)-dependent oxidoreductase: MGSLTGQVALVTGAGQGVGQGIALALATEGADIAVVGRTAAKLETTCALLRERGVKAEPFVCDIVETGTIPATVAEVVATMGGVDILVNNAYSGAFGPLLTIDDDAVERSFASGPFATLAFMKACHPHFVARGGGHIVNLVTSAMVRWDPTTYGVYAAAKQAVRALTRTAAVEWARDGIRANSIAPHALSPGLKRWTENNPEEAAEFVAAIPAGRIGDCEDDIGRAVVALVSSDLRYLTGATIPLDGGQAFFG; the protein is encoded by the coding sequence ATGGGTTCGCTGACGGGACAGGTCGCACTGGTGACGGGAGCCGGCCAGGGCGTCGGGCAGGGCATCGCGCTGGCGCTCGCCACCGAGGGTGCCGACATCGCGGTGGTCGGCCGGACCGCTGCCAAGCTCGAGACGACCTGTGCGCTGCTCCGCGAGCGTGGGGTGAAGGCGGAGCCGTTCGTCTGCGACATCGTCGAGACCGGCACCATCCCCGCGACGGTCGCCGAGGTCGTCGCGACCATGGGGGGTGTCGACATCCTCGTCAACAACGCCTACTCGGGCGCGTTCGGCCCGCTGCTCACCATCGACGACGACGCCGTCGAGCGCAGCTTCGCCTCCGGCCCGTTCGCCACCCTGGCCTTCATGAAGGCCTGTCACCCGCACTTCGTGGCCCGCGGTGGCGGCCACATCGTCAACCTGGTCACCTCCGCGATGGTGCGCTGGGACCCCACGACGTACGGCGTCTACGCCGCGGCCAAGCAGGCCGTGCGCGCCCTGACCCGCACCGCCGCGGTCGAGTGGGCCCGCGACGGCATCCGTGCCAACAGCATCGCGCCGCACGCCTTGTCGCCGGGCCTGAAGCGGTGGACCGAGAACAACCCCGAGGAGGCCGCCGAGTTCGTCGCCGCCATCCCCGCGGGCCGCATCGGCGACTGCGAGGACGACATCGGCCGTGCCGTCGTCGCCCTCGTGAGCAGCGACCTGCGCTACCTCACCGGCGCCACCATCCCGCTCGACGGCGGGCAGGCCTTCTTCGGCTGA
- a CDS encoding FAD-dependent oxidoreductase has translation MHTSRTATYEHLLAPGTIGPMRLANRVVMPAMDMNLCDEGAIEEQDVAHYAARAAGGTGLVITSAAAVAYPVGATSRKEPGLSDDRFIPGLTALADAVHAAGSRLCVQATHHGRMSKVDTADGRPLLVPSMPVGERDMSALRDNTPTELGAMASAVSEGRTPSFREATEEDIAWLVGQFAAAARRVQQAGADAIEIHCAHGYVLGTFLSRADNRRTDAWGGSLENRARLACDVIRAVRAEVGDGLAILVRVAGKEYGEEGALTTEEAVAASRMFEEAGADAIHVTGWARNPFRDFTDGPLPNQVGAYADLARAVKDAVSIPVIAVGRVLPALGEELIASGGADFVAMGRQLLADPDLVGKLRDGRAASVRPCINCYVCVEQNFWDGVPVCAVNPALGNETLLPFPTVASRRHVVVVGGGPGGMEAARVAAERGHRVTLVEKGDRLGGSAWFSQLTTPANGPLLDWLQHEVARLGVDVRLGEQVDADDVTALAPDAVVVATGAHRGLPPVPGADLPHVHTGDTLRGLITGEGGSGSRTLRLLGAAGRMSGLTRDPERIRDLTRKVLPIGKDVVVIGGSLVGLELAEFLAERRKTVTVLEHGAQAGLPMAIPRRWTAVRRATEHGVTVHRDAEVVEITASEVHYRVGDEMARVPADLVVVASYVEAGAPLADDLRARGLDVHVVGDAGEVGYIHGAVHSAWRVARAL, from the coding sequence GTGCACACCTCGCGAACCGCCACCTACGAGCACCTGCTGGCCCCCGGGACGATCGGCCCGATGCGCCTCGCCAACCGCGTCGTCATGCCCGCCATGGACATGAACCTGTGCGACGAGGGCGCCATCGAGGAGCAGGACGTCGCGCACTACGCGGCCCGTGCCGCCGGTGGTACCGGCCTGGTGATCACCTCTGCCGCCGCCGTCGCGTACCCCGTGGGTGCGACCAGCCGCAAGGAGCCCGGACTCTCCGACGACCGGTTCATCCCCGGTCTCACCGCCCTCGCCGATGCGGTGCACGCCGCCGGGTCGAGGCTGTGCGTCCAGGCCACGCACCACGGCAGGATGTCGAAGGTCGACACGGCCGACGGCCGGCCGCTCCTCGTGCCCTCGATGCCCGTCGGCGAGCGGGACATGTCCGCCCTGCGCGACAACACCCCGACCGAGCTCGGCGCGATGGCGAGTGCCGTCTCCGAGGGGAGGACGCCGAGCTTCCGCGAGGCGACCGAGGAGGACATCGCCTGGCTGGTCGGGCAGTTCGCCGCCGCTGCACGGCGTGTGCAGCAGGCCGGTGCCGACGCGATCGAGATCCACTGCGCCCACGGCTACGTGCTCGGGACCTTCCTCAGCCGGGCCGACAACCGTCGTACCGACGCGTGGGGCGGCTCGCTCGAGAACCGGGCGCGCCTCGCCTGCGACGTGATCCGCGCGGTGCGCGCCGAGGTCGGCGACGGGCTCGCGATCCTGGTCCGTGTCGCAGGCAAGGAGTACGGCGAGGAGGGCGCCCTCACGACCGAGGAGGCCGTGGCCGCGTCCCGCATGTTCGAGGAGGCCGGCGCCGACGCCATCCACGTCACCGGCTGGGCGCGCAACCCGTTCCGTGACTTCACCGACGGCCCGCTGCCGAACCAGGTGGGCGCGTACGCCGACCTGGCGCGTGCCGTGAAGGACGCCGTGTCGATCCCGGTGATCGCGGTGGGCCGGGTGCTGCCCGCGCTCGGCGAGGAGCTCATCGCGAGCGGTGGCGCGGACTTCGTCGCCATGGGGCGTCAGCTGCTGGCCGATCCGGACCTGGTCGGCAAGCTGCGCGACGGGCGTGCGGCGTCGGTGCGTCCCTGCATCAACTGCTACGTGTGCGTCGAGCAGAACTTCTGGGACGGCGTACCCGTGTGCGCGGTGAACCCGGCGCTCGGCAACGAGACCCTGCTCCCCTTCCCCACCGTCGCGTCGCGGCGCCACGTCGTGGTCGTCGGCGGCGGTCCCGGCGGCATGGAGGCGGCGCGCGTCGCGGCCGAGCGCGGCCACCGGGTCACCCTCGTCGAGAAGGGCGACCGGCTCGGCGGGTCGGCCTGGTTCTCCCAGCTGACCACGCCCGCCAACGGCCCGCTGCTGGACTGGCTCCAGCACGAGGTCGCGCGGCTCGGGGTCGACGTACGACTCGGCGAGCAGGTGGACGCCGACGACGTCACCGCGCTGGCCCCCGACGCCGTCGTGGTCGCCACCGGCGCCCACCGCGGCCTGCCGCCCGTGCCCGGCGCCGACCTCCCTCACGTCCACACCGGCGACACCCTGCGCGGCCTGATCACCGGGGAGGGCGGGTCGGGCAGCCGCACCCTGCGCCTGCTCGGCGCGGCCGGGCGGATGAGCGGCCTGACCCGCGACCCCGAGCGGATCCGCGACCTGACCCGCAAGGTGCTCCCGATCGGCAAGGACGTCGTGGTCATCGGCGGCTCCCTGGTCGGCCTCGAGCTCGCCGAGTTCCTCGCCGAGCGCCGCAAGACGGTGACCGTCCTCGAGCACGGCGCCCAGGCCGGCCTCCCGATGGCGATCCCGCGCCGCTGGACCGCCGTACGCAGGGCCACCGAGCACGGCGTCACCGTCCACCGCGACGCCGAGGTCGTCGAGATCACCGCGTCCGAGGTGCACTACCGGGTCGGCGACGAGATGGCGCGGGTCCCCGCGGACCTGGTCGTCGTCGCGTCGTACGTCGAGGCCGGCGCCCCGCTCGCCGACGACCTGCGCGCCCGCGGCCTGGACGTGCACGTCGTCGGAGACGCCGGCGAGGTCGGCTACATCCATGGCGCCGTCCACTCCGCCTGGCGGGTGGCCCGCGCTCTCTAG